A region from the Lentisphaera profundi genome encodes:
- a CDS encoding sialate O-acetylesterase, which produces MKKLAFSFLALAGISMNADVRMTTLFSDNMILQQETSNAVWGFADAGEKVSVKASWGAKANTEANAEGKWKVILATPSYGTGHSLSISGNNKIEIKNVAIGEVWLCAGQSNMGWSVGSSFGGEEEAASADLSNYRIFKSAREHWHEPLDEARDKMASWKPCNTESAFETSAVSYYFGKKLHQELGIPVGIIVQAFAGTPIEGWMPKEIQMNDSRTIEGMKQMEEMEEKLKKKGISREKSLMTFNKDLAVYNKRVAAGDLMKNNVKKISPPIITKPSVLGHQYPAHIFNAMINPIRPYGIKGAIWYQGERNSKDAAQAINYRKQLAQMIRYYRSSWHEMSEGNTNADFPFQITQLPSWNPAQTLAVEGPEAVWSINREMMRLVSQDVKNTYMAVSIDTGDAVQLHPKNKKPIGIRHAYLALKNTYKKDFVDYGPRYKSLTIDGDKIKLSFDSVGSGLMAAKSGKLNAFAIAGDDKQWHFADAKIVGEQIVLKSAKVAKPVAVRYAWAMNPSERNLLYNKEGIPASPFRTDNWPLYDPAADVITVFKPGKAKEKATKDWDRPQMTQ; this is translated from the coding sequence ATGAAAAAATTAGCTTTTAGTTTTTTAGCCTTAGCGGGTATTTCTATGAATGCTGATGTCAGAATGACAACTTTATTTAGCGATAATATGATTTTACAGCAGGAGACATCTAATGCAGTATGGGGTTTTGCTGATGCAGGCGAAAAAGTTTCCGTTAAAGCCAGTTGGGGAGCGAAAGCAAACACGGAAGCCAATGCAGAAGGAAAGTGGAAAGTTATCTTAGCCACACCTTCCTATGGAACGGGGCATAGCTTGAGCATTTCAGGCAATAATAAAATTGAAATAAAAAATGTGGCTATTGGAGAAGTTTGGCTTTGTGCCGGGCAGTCGAATATGGGCTGGTCTGTGGGCTCGAGCTTTGGCGGAGAAGAAGAAGCCGCATCAGCAGATTTATCTAATTATAGAATTTTTAAATCAGCAAGGGAGCATTGGCACGAGCCTTTAGATGAAGCGAGAGATAAAATGGCGAGCTGGAAACCATGTAACACGGAATCGGCATTCGAGACCTCTGCAGTCTCCTACTATTTTGGGAAAAAACTTCATCAAGAACTCGGTATTCCCGTGGGTATTATTGTTCAGGCTTTTGCAGGAACACCAATAGAAGGCTGGATGCCAAAAGAGATCCAAATGAATGACTCCCGCACGATTGAGGGAATGAAGCAAATGGAGGAGATGGAAGAGAAACTCAAGAAGAAAGGGATTAGTAGAGAAAAATCATTAATGACCTTCAATAAAGATTTAGCCGTATACAACAAGCGTGTTGCCGCAGGTGACTTGATGAAGAATAATGTTAAAAAAATATCTCCCCCGATTATTACGAAGCCATCAGTATTGGGGCATCAATATCCTGCACATATTTTTAATGCCATGATTAATCCTATTCGTCCCTACGGAATTAAAGGGGCGATTTGGTATCAAGGAGAACGAAACTCCAAAGATGCGGCTCAGGCCATTAACTATCGCAAGCAGCTGGCGCAGATGATACGTTACTATCGCTCAAGTTGGCACGAAATGAGTGAAGGCAACACCAATGCTGATTTTCCTTTTCAAATCACTCAATTACCAAGTTGGAACCCTGCGCAAACACTCGCAGTGGAGGGCCCTGAAGCCGTTTGGTCAATCAATCGCGAAATGATGCGTTTAGTGAGTCAGGATGTAAAAAATACTTATATGGCCGTGTCCATTGATACCGGCGATGCGGTTCAATTACACCCCAAAAATAAGAAACCGATTGGTATTCGACATGCCTATTTAGCACTGAAAAATACTTACAAAAAGGATTTTGTTGATTACGGACCACGCTATAAAAGCCTCACAATAGATGGCGATAAAATTAAGCTTTCTTTTGATTCAGTAGGCAGTGGCCTGATGGCAGCCAAATCAGGTAAGTTAAATGCGTTTGCCATTGCAGGTGATGATAAGCAGTGGCATTTTGCGGATGCTAAAATAGTCGGCGAACAAATAGTGCTCAAGTCTGCGAAAGTCGCAAAACCCGTAGCGGTACGTTATGCATGGGCAATGAATCCTTCTGAACGCAATTTACTTTATAATAAAGAGGGAATTCCCGCATCTCCTTTCAGAACAGATAATTGGCCTCTATATGATCCAGCGGCGGATGTTATTACCGTATTCAAACCAGGGAAAGCAAAAGAGAAAGCGACTAAAGATTGGGATCGCCCACAAATGACGCAGTAA
- a CDS encoding ThuA domain-containing protein — MKKLITLCFISFSLFSAPDKYQKWLTKVEPLIPQKASIDAPKRKVLLFALATGYKHSVIPYVNVMMQSMADKTAAFDLTISSDISVFKKDSLKDFDAIVLNNNCSVSKERNLFRDVLINKKNQYGNKFTKLSDEERDAMALQLEQNLLDFVDDGKGLMVLHGAINMLNNSQRISKMTGGSFHYHPKFQTVHLTPLETDHPMLKAFGGKEVVYDDEPYILKNAYSDFNFKPLLEMDTSKLVKIKDSVKEMPRYMAWIKKHGKGRVFFSSPGHSEKTYERADFLQFYLDGLQYVLGDLKCDDTPIGK, encoded by the coding sequence ATGAAAAAATTAATCACCCTCTGCTTCATTTCGTTCAGTTTATTTTCTGCTCCAGATAAATATCAAAAATGGCTCACGAAAGTCGAGCCATTGATACCACAGAAGGCTAGCATTGACGCTCCAAAACGAAAAGTTTTACTCTTCGCTTTAGCCACTGGTTATAAGCACTCTGTCATTCCTTATGTCAATGTGATGATGCAATCGATGGCAGATAAAACAGCCGCCTTTGATCTCACTATTAGTTCCGATATATCCGTCTTTAAAAAGGATTCTCTAAAAGATTTTGATGCCATCGTCCTCAATAATAATTGCTCCGTATCCAAAGAGCGAAACCTTTTTCGCGATGTCCTAATTAATAAGAAAAATCAATATGGAAATAAATTCACTAAACTCAGTGATGAAGAAAGAGATGCCATGGCACTCCAATTAGAACAAAACCTTCTAGATTTTGTTGACGACGGCAAAGGACTCATGGTACTTCATGGCGCGATTAATATGCTAAACAATTCGCAACGAATCAGTAAAATGACTGGTGGTAGCTTTCATTATCATCCCAAGTTCCAAACTGTTCACCTCACTCCTCTTGAAACAGATCACCCTATGCTTAAAGCTTTTGGCGGAAAAGAAGTCGTTTACGATGACGAACCCTATATTCTCAAAAATGCCTATAGTGATTTCAATTTTAAACCTCTCCTCGAAATGGACACGAGCAAACTGGTCAAAATTAAAGACTCGGTGAAAGAAATGCCTCGTTATATGGCATGGATTAAAAAACACGGCAAAGGACGTGTCTTCTTTAGCTCTCCAGGTCACAGTGAAAAAACCTATGAACGCGCCGATTTTCTACAGTTTTATCTCGATGGTTTACAATACGTTCTCGGTGACTTGAAGTGTGATGATACTCCCATAGGCAAGTAA
- a CDS encoding alkaline phosphatase D family protein has protein sequence MRIVFLIVLFTQSLLADADFANGMKIGEVSDASAIIWTRLTDGPARFTTTAAQDSTRQNKMRPPQVAPGIAGEVRLTLYNNQQQVYQSSWVEVDTKRDFTHQFKLQDLEARTHYNILIEAKNGVKIKGSFTTAPKADKIQSVECAIVTCQAVRSAEDHRQGHSVYKQMLQHNFDFFIHTGDILYYDKGYLAKNREDARRKWNHTFALPLNRDFSMQVPSFFMKDDHDTVANDSDPNTVYGNLTFTQGIEIFKEQVPVDEHTYRRVRWGKDIEIWITENRDYRSINKMPDGPSKTILGEKQKSWLKKTIAESDASFKFIVTPGPIIGPDKKGKNDNHANPGFFHEGEELRKFIASQKNLYVICGDRHWQYASTHPKYKIREFGCGPINGQHMFGGHPKMDPEWHEFLNARGGFLSVKVERKNNTPQAILSWYDAELKDDKSGKQKINNQINLQYIP, from the coding sequence ATGCGTATAGTTTTCCTTATAGTACTTTTTACTCAAAGTTTATTAGCTGATGCTGATTTCGCAAATGGCATGAAAATTGGTGAAGTAAGTGATGCTTCCGCAATTATTTGGACTCGTCTCACGGATGGCCCCGCACGCTTCACCACTACTGCTGCACAGGATAGCACTAGACAAAATAAAATGCGCCCGCCACAAGTGGCTCCGGGGATAGCTGGTGAAGTTCGCCTCACACTCTATAATAACCAGCAACAAGTTTATCAATCCTCATGGGTGGAAGTCGATACAAAACGCGACTTCACTCACCAGTTCAAACTCCAAGATTTAGAAGCTCGTACTCATTATAATATTCTTATTGAAGCTAAGAATGGAGTTAAAATTAAAGGTAGTTTCACTACGGCTCCAAAAGCAGATAAAATTCAATCTGTAGAATGTGCTATCGTCACTTGCCAAGCAGTTCGCTCGGCTGAAGATCATCGCCAAGGTCACTCTGTTTATAAACAAATGCTCCAGCACAATTTTGACTTTTTCATCCATACGGGTGACATCCTTTATTATGATAAAGGCTACCTCGCCAAAAATAGGGAAGATGCTCGACGTAAGTGGAATCATACTTTTGCACTGCCACTCAACCGTGATTTCTCTATGCAAGTCCCTTCGTTTTTTATGAAAGATGATCATGATACTGTAGCTAATGATTCTGATCCCAACACCGTCTATGGCAACCTTACTTTCACTCAAGGTATCGAAATCTTCAAAGAACAAGTCCCCGTTGATGAGCATACTTATCGTCGTGTTCGTTGGGGGAAAGACATTGAAATTTGGATTACTGAAAATCGCGATTATCGCTCAATTAATAAAATGCCTGATGGTCCGAGCAAAACTATTCTCGGTGAAAAACAAAAATCGTGGCTCAAAAAAACTATTGCTGAATCCGATGCTAGTTTTAAATTTATCGTCACTCCTGGGCCTATTATCGGCCCCGATAAAAAAGGAAAAAATGATAATCACGCAAACCCAGGATTTTTTCACGAGGGTGAAGAACTACGAAAATTTATTGCTAGCCAAAAAAATCTCTACGTCATTTGTGGTGATCGTCATTGGCAATACGCATCTACTCATCCAAAATACAAAATTCGTGAATTTGGTTGTGGTCCAATCAATGGCCAACACATGTTTGGTGGCCATCCAAAAATGGATCCAGAATGGCATGAGTTTTTGAATGCACGTGGAGGCTTTTTAAGTGTGAAAGTTGAACGTAAAAATAATACCCCTCAAGCCATTTTAAGTTGGTATGATGCCGAATTAAAAGATGATAAGTCTGGTAAACAAAAAATCAATAATCAAATAAACCTTCAATACATACCTTAA
- a CDS encoding transglycosylase SLT domain-containing protein, whose protein sequence is MKKNIFKIFLISLIIIPLFAFFNGSEKNALPEDHFSHEIIAHVNPQLNKWSHIKEQEILRVLVTPSRTNYFLAQGKSRGFEHDMFEEFEKGLRKSLNNPQFKIVYVPVAHNDLLPSLMQGYGDIAAAMLTITPEREKIVDFSSPYLSNISEVLIRHKSAPQIKTLEDLSGKKVFIADGSSYLSSLIKVNNHLKKQNLKPIKLVPLKGLNTDDVLELLNTGLFQYSFADHTFVDLWKSVLPDIRVHKQIFIGRDKNIAWAMRKDSPQLKKHLDTFANKNRKGSLLGNIFFKRYYQRPYWIDYSLLSNLGKLEKYKPYFIEAGEKYDFNWLFLAMQAFQESSLNPKAKSHAGAIGIMQLLPSTAKDMGVDDLYDPYQNIMGGAKYMAWIRNNYFKDLDDKNRLYFYLASYNAGFRNVQNWRKEARSLGYNPDIWFGHVEHVALQKTGLEPVCYVSNIHKAYTASSAYFRIAKEKIDSSMKLKTRLLIRQIDQIYC, encoded by the coding sequence TTGAAAAAAAATATCTTTAAAATTTTCCTAATATCTTTAATTATCATTCCACTCTTTGCTTTTTTTAATGGATCCGAGAAAAATGCTTTGCCTGAAGACCATTTTAGTCATGAAATTATTGCACATGTGAATCCTCAGTTAAATAAATGGTCTCATATAAAAGAACAAGAAATTCTACGAGTTTTAGTGACCCCAAGTCGTACTAATTATTTTCTTGCCCAAGGAAAATCACGTGGCTTCGAACACGATATGTTTGAAGAATTTGAAAAGGGTTTACGCAAATCACTAAACAATCCACAATTTAAAATTGTCTACGTTCCTGTTGCGCACAATGATCTCCTTCCGTCTCTAATGCAAGGCTATGGCGATATAGCAGCTGCTATGCTAACCATTACCCCTGAGCGTGAAAAAATTGTAGATTTTAGCTCTCCCTACTTAAGTAATATTTCAGAAGTACTTATCCGACACAAGTCCGCCCCTCAAATCAAAACTTTAGAGGATCTATCTGGAAAAAAAGTTTTTATTGCTGATGGCTCAAGTTATCTAAGTTCTTTAATTAAAGTCAATAATCATTTAAAAAAACAAAATTTAAAACCCATTAAGCTTGTCCCGCTGAAAGGACTCAATACCGATGATGTCCTTGAATTGCTTAACACTGGTTTATTTCAATATAGCTTTGCTGATCATACTTTTGTCGATTTATGGAAAAGTGTTTTACCCGACATCCGAGTCCACAAGCAAATTTTTATTGGTAGAGATAAAAATATTGCTTGGGCCATGCGCAAAGACTCTCCACAACTTAAAAAACATTTAGATACTTTTGCTAATAAAAACCGAAAGGGTAGCCTACTAGGGAATATTTTCTTTAAACGTTATTATCAAAGACCCTACTGGATTGACTATAGCTTACTTTCAAACCTCGGTAAACTAGAAAAGTACAAACCCTACTTTATTGAAGCTGGTGAAAAGTATGATTTCAATTGGTTATTTCTTGCTATGCAAGCCTTCCAAGAATCAAGTCTAAACCCGAAAGCTAAGAGTCACGCCGGAGCTATAGGCATTATGCAACTCTTACCTAGCACCGCCAAAGATATGGGCGTTGATGACCTTTATGATCCTTATCAAAACATTATGGGTGGAGCAAAATATATGGCTTGGATTCGTAATAATTACTTTAAAGATCTCGATGATAAAAATCGCCTCTATTTTTATTTGGCCTCATACAATGCAGGGTTCAGGAATGTACAAAATTGGCGTAAAGAAGCAAGATCACTAGGTTACAATCCCGATATTTGGTTTGGTCATGTTGAGCATGTTGCATTGCAAAAAACTGGACTTGAGCCTGTTTGTTATGTTTCGAACATACATAAAGCTTACACGGCATCAAGCGCCTATTTCCGTATAGCGAAAGAAAAAATAGACTCATCAATGAAGTTAAAAACAAGGTTATTAATTAGGCAAATTGATCAAATATATTGCTAA
- a CDS encoding type II secretion system protein — protein MKKFTLIELLVVIAIIGILVSMILPALGKARGSARTTDCLSEIRQYGLSYYMYLEDNNDKFNRNNYGGTRYYDTDEVVITGYSDTGSPLHSQVIIDSLYVHNKKAFICPETKEAEPGNSFKGDHAFNTELVRDAQTTVDGVSYGDIEPGDIHEPTSFMLTTDTESGWLKTDRGSRVEVRHSGKKLNHLWLDGHANTMIWSSFYNNAQWITPNPAGQISFAEEFTFSD, from the coding sequence ATGAAAAAATTTACCCTCATAGAACTTTTGGTAGTGATCGCCATTATTGGTATTCTTGTCTCAATGATTCTTCCTGCCTTAGGTAAAGCTAGGGGTTCGGCTAGAACCACCGATTGTCTCAGTGAAATCCGTCAATATGGTCTCTCTTATTACATGTACTTAGAAGATAATAATGATAAATTTAATCGGAATAATTATGGTGGCACCCGATATTATGATACTGATGAAGTCGTAATAACGGGCTACTCTGATACCGGTTCTCCTCTTCATAGCCAAGTCATTATTGATAGCCTCTATGTACATAACAAAAAAGCCTTTATCTGCCCTGAGACTAAAGAAGCCGAACCCGGAAATTCATTTAAAGGTGATCATGCCTTTAATACGGAACTGGTACGCGATGCTCAAACAACAGTAGATGGCGTATCTTATGGTGATATTGAACCCGGTGATATTCACGAACCCACTTCATTTATGCTCACAACCGACACCGAATCAGGTTGGCTGAAAACGGACCGTGGTTCAAGAGTTGAAGTTCGTCATAGCGGAAAAAAACTCAATCACTTATGGTTAGATGGTCATGCCAACACAATGATTTGGAGCTCATTTTATAATAATGCTCAGTGGATTACTCCAAACCCCGCAGGACAAATAAGCTTTGCTGAAGAATTTACTTTTTCTGATTAA